In Eretmochelys imbricata isolate rEreImb1 chromosome 14, rEreImb1.hap1, whole genome shotgun sequence, a genomic segment contains:
- the LOC144274674 gene encoding butyrophilin subfamily 1 member A1-like, whose translation MITSLPHLVIFFITYHIHKLESAQFRVMGPGHPVTAVVGENIVLPCHLSPRMSAVNMEVRWFRSEFFSVVHLYHGGKDQYGEQMPDYHGRTELLKDGILDGNVSLQILNIRRSDEGQYHCFLQDGPSYEEAILELKIAGLGSNPLISVASHQDGGIRMVCQSAGWYPEPKVLWRDLSGKELPSLSEAKSLGDSGLFETENSIIIKERSNQNLSCLIRNTILNQEKESTVYIADSFFPRVNPWMVALSVILLVLFGFIGLTVYLFKIKGKRHRGKFSEINKKFSSNK comes from the exons ATGAtcacctctctgcctcatttGGTCATTTTCTTCATTACTTATCACATTCACAAGCTGGAATCAG CTCAGTTCAGAGTGATGGGTCCTGGTCACCCTGTCACTGCCGTTGTGGGTGAGAACATTGTATTACCCTGTCACCTGTCCCCCAGGATGAGCGCTGTGAACATGGAGGTGAGATGGTTCCGATCTGAGTTCTTTTCAGTTGTGCACCTGTATCATGGAGGAAAGGATCAATATGGAGAGCAGATGCCAGACTATCATGGAAGGACAGAGCTTTTGAAAGATGGCATCCTAGATGGGAATGTTTCCTTGCAGATTCTTAATATCAGACGCTCAGATGAAGGACAATACCACTGTTTTCTTCAAGATGGTCCTTCTTATGAAGAAGCCATATTGGAACTGAAGATAGCAG GTTTGGGCTCCAATCCTCTCATCTCTGTGGCGAGTCACCAGGATGGAGGGATCCGGATGGTTTGTCAATCGGCTGGTTGGTATCCAGAGCCCAAGGTTCTTTGGAGAGATCTCAGTGGGAAAGAATTACCATCGCTCTCTGAAGCAAAATCCCTCGGGGATAGTGGcctgtttgaaacagaaaattcTATTATTATAAAAGAACGTTCAAACCAGAACCTGTCCTGTTTGATCAGGAACACCATTCTCAATCAAGAAAAGGAATCAACAGTTTATATAGCAG ATTCCTTTTTCCCGAGGGTGAATCCATGGATGGTGGCTCTGAGTGTGATCCTgctggttttgtttggtttcattGGCCTCACTgtttatctatttaaaataaaaggtaaacGTCACAGGGGAAAATTtagtgaaattaacaagaaattttcttctaataaatga